In the genome of Eggerthella sp. YY7918, one region contains:
- a CDS encoding radical SAM protein translates to MKATDQVKRAALNKTMDYLLEDPGPHLTKIMDMLDKIAPANLFPSQRAAFRTAIDQKNNWYQLIMRALDLNPAVRDDLLKTFVVDANMMAWPKQEQMRDKYQCNIPWAILMDPTSACNLHCTGCWAAEYGHKLNLTLDELDSIIKQGKELGTHVYIYTGGEPLVRKRDLMTLCEQHPDCAFLSFTNATLIDEEFCQDLLRVKNFIPAISVEGFEEATDGRRGEGTYAKVGQAMQLLKQHGLPFGVSCCYTSANAESIASEEFFDWMIDQGALFAWIFTYMPVGVDAPVELMVRPEQREHLYRFVREMRMKKPLFTLDFQNDGEFVGGCIAGGRRYLHINAAGDVEPCVFAHYANANIREVSLLDALRSPLFMAYYEGQPFNDNLLRPCPFLENQGVLADMVEATGAHSTDLQKQESARELCDKCTRSIEQWTPVAERIWNDPDDPQHRLRQDPGQGMAETDKHKFERIGRERPVRNATQDAGESAA, encoded by the coding sequence ATGAAAGCAACCGATCAGGTGAAACGCGCTGCGCTCAACAAAACTATGGACTATCTGCTGGAGGATCCCGGGCCACACCTCACAAAGATCATGGACATGCTTGACAAGATTGCTCCGGCCAACCTCTTTCCCAGCCAACGCGCAGCGTTTCGAACCGCCATCGATCAAAAGAACAACTGGTACCAGCTCATCATGCGCGCACTCGACCTCAACCCCGCCGTTCGCGACGATCTGCTCAAGACGTTCGTGGTTGACGCGAACATGATGGCTTGGCCCAAGCAAGAACAGATGCGTGACAAGTATCAGTGCAACATTCCCTGGGCCATCCTTATGGACCCGACGAGCGCCTGCAACTTACACTGTACCGGCTGCTGGGCCGCCGAGTACGGTCACAAACTGAACCTCACACTCGACGAGCTGGACAGCATCATTAAACAGGGAAAGGAGCTGGGCACGCACGTCTACATCTATACCGGCGGCGAACCGCTTGTGCGCAAGCGCGACCTCATGACGCTGTGCGAACAACACCCCGATTGCGCCTTCCTTTCGTTCACAAACGCCACGCTCATCGACGAGGAGTTCTGCCAAGACCTGCTGCGCGTGAAGAACTTCATTCCCGCTATCAGCGTGGAAGGGTTTGAAGAGGCTACCGACGGCCGCCGCGGCGAAGGTACGTACGCGAAGGTAGGCCAGGCCATGCAGCTGCTCAAACAGCACGGGCTGCCCTTCGGCGTGTCCTGCTGCTACACCAGCGCCAACGCCGAGTCCATCGCTTCGGAGGAGTTCTTTGACTGGATGATCGACCAGGGAGCACTGTTTGCGTGGATATTCACCTACATGCCTGTCGGCGTGGACGCACCCGTCGAGCTTATGGTGCGCCCGGAGCAGCGCGAACACCTCTATCGCTTCGTGCGTGAGATGCGCATGAAGAAACCGCTGTTCACCCTCGACTTCCAAAATGACGGCGAGTTTGTGGGCGGCTGCATTGCTGGCGGACGACGCTACCTGCACATCAATGCCGCCGGCGACGTGGAGCCGTGCGTGTTCGCCCATTACGCGAACGCGAACATCCGCGAGGTATCGCTGCTTGATGCGCTGCGCTCACCGCTTTTCATGGCCTACTATGAGGGTCAGCCGTTCAATGACAACCTGCTGCGTCCCTGTCCGTTCTTGGAGAACCAGGGTGTCCTGGCCGATATGGTGGAAGCCACAGGAGCGCATTCGACCGACTTGCAGAAACAGGAAAGCGCCCGCGAACTGTGCGACAAATGCACGCGCTCTATCGAGCAGTGGACACCGGTGGCAGAGCGCATCTGGAACGACCCCGACGATCCTCAGCACCGCCTGCGCCAAGACCCCGGACAAGGCATGGCCGAAACCGACAAGCACAAGTTCGAACGTATCGGACGAGAGCGCCCGGTACGCAACGCGACGCAAGACGCAGGCGAATCAGCCGCCTAG